The window GGGATTAAGCGAAGTAGCCCGTATAAGATCAGAAATGGAAAAAGTAAAAAAAGAAGTAGGGTATAAAGGTGATCTTATTTCGTTCTTCGATTACGTGCGGAACAAAAAAGAACTGATGCCTTTTACCGAGCCCCGGCAGGTCATAGATAATTTTAATGCCATCCATGAGAAAATGAAACCTAACCTGGAAAAACTTTTTGACCTGACTCCGAAAACAGCTTTTGAAGTTCGAAGGACTGAAGCCTTCAGGGAAGTCTCAGCCAGTGCCGAATACAACCAGGGATCATTAGATGGTACCAGGCCAGGTATCTTTTATGTTCCCATACCGGATGTTACTACATACAACATCTATTCTGACGAAGATCTTTTTTTACATGAAGCAATCCCGGGACATCATTACCAAATCTCTCTTCAACAAGAAAACACCAAACTCCCTGATTTCAGAAAAACACTATGGTATTCAGCATACGGTGAAGGATGGGCTTTATACACCGAGGCTTTGGGCAAGGAACTTGGACTTTACGAAGATCCTTATCAATATTTCGGGATGTTAAGCGCTGAAATGCACCGGGCTATCAGATTGGTTGTAGACACCGGATTGCATGCCAAAGGATGGACACGGGAGCAAGCCATACAATATTCACTAGACAATGAAGCGGAAAGCGAAGCCAGTATCACTGCCGAAATAGAACGCTATATGGCCATCCCCGGTCAGGCACTATCCTACAAAATAGGCCAGCTTAAAATCCTTGAATTGAGGGCAAAAGCAGAAAAGGCTTTAGGAGAGCAGTTTAGTATAAAGGAATATCACAATAAAGTGCTAGAATCCGGATGTATTCCGCTTCAGTTGCTTGAAAATAAAATTGATACCTGGATTGCTTCAAAAAAATAATCCAACCTAAAAAGAAAAAGACCGTTGGGCCACGGTCTTTTTCATTAATTAACTCAAAAAAATCAAATCGCCTAAGCAATTCACTTATAAACAACCACTATAAGCTTCTTCTACAGGTTAAGTTCGCCTTATTATCTAAGGAAATATCGTTATTCTCTACATACATCATCAAGCCGGTAAAAAAGGTCAAATAGTACAGGCCATACATTACTTCAGACGAATTTCCTCCCATCATCATTACAAAGGTAAACAGTCCGAACAAGAGCAATCCTGCCAGCAGACTTTGTTTAGTAAAAAAACCAAGCAATATAAATAAACCTAATCCGAATTTGATAAAAGGAAGACAGATCAACAGCGTTTCTATAATGCTATTACCTGAAATTTCCATTCCCTCCGCAGTACTTATAAAATGAGATGAAAAAGCATTTAATGCGAATGTTTCATTATATCCTGCAAACATTAATTGCAGTCCAACAAAAATCCTAATTCCGGCATAAAACAACTTCATCAACAATTTAAATTTCAGCACATTACCTTTTTCCGAGCGCAAAAATAATATGCCCGGGCTATAAAACAAGTTTTTTACCGGAAATTTTATAAACTTTAACACGGAATCGTGTTATTAACTGATAATCAACATACTATTGATTGATTTAAAGATTCTCATTCAAAACCTTTGCCAAACGAATCCCTCCCTTAAATAACTGGAGGCGGACATTCTGAAAATTATCGTACATATACCTATAGCCCAGTTTTTCTCCGGTTTCTGCAGAATTATACACCTTATCTGCCAATTTTTGTGACTCATATGTCCAATCCAATACAGTACCGGTTTCAATAGCCCTTATTTCCTTTTTACTCAAACGAGGCAGGTTTTCAGCAAGTTCCGAGTAACTCATTTTAAAATGATTGATCATCTCACTATCCCAGACCTTGTGCAAATTTGTACCTTTGTTAAACCATCTTACCTGAAATTCATTTCCTCCTTTATCTTCCACTCTTCCGACATGCAGAGGTTGATGCAGATCACCCATCAGATGAACCAACATCTTTAAATAAAATACTTTATCATCGTCTGATGCCCGTTCATTTTCTATAACTGAAATACACTTGTTTATTCCTTTTATAATATCTCCGTGTTCAGATTTATCGTGTGTATCATACAATTGTCCTGATGGGATGTTTACGTAATGCCACGAATTAAACTCTCTATATCGGCTATCGGACTTGATATCATCGCCAAAAGTAGACACCATTGCCAGGCTTTGCCCGTTCAATAGTTTCTTCAATTTTCTTTTAGTACTGCTCTTTAAATACTGTGTCGCTACTTCCCCTACAACTCTATGACCTGTAGAACCCCATAAAGCGGTATCTGCTAAACAAATTTGGCTCGACAATAATAACAGTAACAATAATTTCTTCATTCTTTAGTATTTTTTTTCAAATGTAATTATATCAATGAAATCTATATGTTAAATATCCAAAGAATCAAAAATTAATTTGATATATTTGTGATATCATTTTAATATCATATAAAATTATCATTATGACAAATGAAAAAACAACATCAGGTCTTAACGGATATATCATTCTGTTTGCCGCTTTAATCCTTTTCTTTGGAGGATTATATATGGTGATCTCACAAGGAAATGTAATTTTTATTATGGCAATTGTAATTGCATTGTTTTTACTTCCTGGTTTTACGCTGGTTAACCCTAACAATTCGAGAGTTCTATTGCTCTTTGGTAAGTACGCAGGTACTATTAAGAAGAATGGATTTTATTGGGTAAATCCTTTTTTTACCAAAAAGAAAATTTCATTAAGAGCCAGTAATTTTGATAGTGAACGCTTGAAAGTAAATGATAAAATTGGAAATCCTGTAATGATAAGCACCATTTTAGTATGGAGGGTAACCGACACTTATAAAGCTGCTTTTGATGTTGACAACTACGAAAACTTTGTCAGGGTACAAACAGATGCTGCAGTCAGAAAACTTGCCAGCATGTATCCGTACGATAATTTTGCCGATGAAGGGCTTGACGAGGATATCACTTTACGTTCCAGCGTTAATGAAGTAAGTGAAGATCTTGAAAAAGAAATTCAGGAACGTCTTTCTATGGCAGGAATTGAAGTCCTTGAAGCCAGAATAGGATACTTAGCTTATGCGCAAGAAATCGCCAATGCTATGTTAAAAAGACAACAAGCTACTGCTATTGTTGCTGCACGGCATAAAATTGTCGAAGGTGCCGTCAGTATGGTTGAAATGGCTCTCGATGAATTAAGTAAAAAAGAATTGGTAGACCTCGATGAAGAACGTAAATCGGCTATGGTAAGTAACTTAATGGTCGTACTTTGCTCCGATAAGGACGCTGCTCCTATCGTTAATGCCGGCACCTTGCATCATTAAAATTTCATTATGAAAGAATACAAGATTATAAAACAAAAGACAAATCTATTTTCTAATTCAGACAAGAGCTTTGAAGATGCATTAAATTTACATGCTCGTGATGGTTGGCGGGTAATCTCAGCCGTTTTTAGTGAAAAAAACTATGCGCTTAAAGCCATACTCGAACGCGATAAAAACTAAAGATCATGAAAGTCTTTACCGAAGAGCAAAAATTTAACCAATGGTGGATGTATGCTGCTTTAATTCTGGTCTTTACAGGAGCTCTAACACCTTTCGTCTTAGAAAAAGATAAATTACGAAGTGGCGATCATGAATCTGTGATGACCTTGGTGCTTATCATAATTACACTCGGGCTCACATTCATATTTATTCGCTCTGTAAAATTAACAACCAAAATAGACGAAATTGGTATTCATTACAAGTTTTTCCCTATACACCTCAATATGAAAATCATCAAATGGGAAGAAATTAACTTTTGCGAGGTAAAAAAGCATCTCCGTATAAAAAATTTTGGCGGCTACGGAAGGCATATAAACGGCAAGTCTGTAAAAATAAGAGGTTATAAAGGCATTCAAGTCATACTCAAAAGCAATAAAAGAATGTTAATAGGCACTCAACAGGCTGAATTAGCAGAAAAGACTATTGAAACTTATCGAAACAGAATAACAACAACATGAAACATGTTATTTTTTACATATGCATTTTTACAAGTCTTTTGGTTAAAGGACAAAATGTAATAACTGAAGAACTATCGCTTTCCAATGGCGCTATTTCTCTACCAGGTACTTTAAGTTATCCGGAATCAAACAAAAAACTTCCGTTGGTAATTTTTATTCATGGCTCTGGAAATGTAGATAGAAACGGAAATCAAAAAATTTCTGTTATGGAAACCAAAGCCAACTATATCAAGTTATTGTCGGATAGTTTAAATACCAGAGGCATTGCCTTTTATCGCTATGATAAAAGAACATCAGTCCCTGAAAACCTAAAACTAATGCTGAATGATCTGGTTTTTGACGATATTGTTGACGATGCTAAGATTGTTATCGATCATTTTAAAAACGACAAGAGATTCTCTAGTCTTATTCTTATCGGGCACAGTCAAGGTTCACTAACTGCTATGCTTGCAAAAGATAAGGCTGTTAAAAAATATATTTCCTTGGCTGGACCAGCAGCTAGCATAGATGTTATGCTTACAAATCAGATGGCTAAGAAAAGTGAAGCCTTTGGCCCTATTGTACAGGCTCATTTTAAAGAGTTAAAAGAAACGGATACCATACTTAAGGTTAATCCATACTTAGTGAACTTGTTCATCCCTAAAACCTTTACTTTCATCAATAGTTGGATGAGATATATTCCGACAGAAGAAATTAAAAATGCAAAAGCAAGTACTCTAATTATACAGGGAGATGCCGATATACAAGTAACTGTAAAAGATGCAGAAAGCTTATATAAAGTCAAACCAGATGCTACATTAGTCATCATAAAAAACATGAACCATGTACTAAAAGAAGTACATACTGAAAAAGAAAATCAAGAATCGTATTATTCTGCTAATTTTGCACTGTCTTCAGAACTAGTGGAAACCGTAGCTGAATTTATTAAACAATAGTATGTCTAAGAAAAAAGCATTTGCATTAAGAATCAATGAAGATATGCTCAAAGCTATCGAGAAATGGGCTGCTGACGAATTTCGCAGTACCAACGGGCAGATTGAGTGGATGCTGATGCAAATTCTGAAACAAGAGAACAGAGTACCTAAACATAGTAAAGACAAGGAATAATGCCGCACAAAATTATTTTTACCGATATCGATGGAACATTACTGGATAAAAACCGCGATGTATCTGAACTGACCATATCTGAAATCAACCGGATTAAAGACGCCATCCCCATTGTTCTGGTTTCCGCGCGAATGCCTAAACAGATGTATTATATACAGGACAAGTTAGGGGTAAAAGATCAGCCGCTTATTTGTTATAACGGGGCTTTGGTTATCGCCGGCAATAACATTATCCATAACCTCGAAATACCTAACAATCTTATAGAAGCCATCATCCACTATAACGAAGCCATTTCAGAAGAAAAGTTTCACATCAGCCTGTTTAACAACAATGAATGGTATGTTGAAACGTACGACTACTGGGCCAAAAGAGAAGAAAACAACACCAGGGTCAGTCCGGATATCAGATCTAACACAGAAACCTTAAATAGTTGGAAAACGGCAAACAAAGGAGCCCATAAAATCACCTGTATGGGTGAAGCCCGTCTCATAGAAGAGGCCTTCAGGTATTTTAGTACCGAATTCGGCAATCATTTACACCTGTACCGATCAAAAGACACTTACATTGAAATTGCTCCCAAACAAGTTTCCAAACTAACAGGCATCCAAAAATTACTAGATCAACATTTTAATATTTCCATCGAAGACGCTGTAGCTTTCGGAGATAATTACAACGATACCGAAATGATAAATGCCGTAGGTCATGGCGTAGCTGTAGCCAATGCCAGGGATGAAGTTAAAGCCGTAGCCAATGCCGTAACACTTCATCATAAAGAAGATGGTGTCGCAAAACATATTGCCGAATTATTCATCGACTGAGACAGACACAGCTGAACCCCTATATTGACACCATCACAAAAAGGAATTCGTTTAAAACATCAAACACATTTTCCTCCTTGCATGAGGCTTAAGACGCTTCATGGTAATTTACTTAAAGGAGTGTTAAATACTGTAACAATATCGACCAGACTAACACTATTATACTAGAACACTAAAAAGACACAAATGAAAAAGGTATTCATTACTGTTCTCGCGGCTTCCATTCTGTATAGTTGCGGACCGAAAGTAAATGACTTAGCAACAAATCTTCCTGTAAATGCAAATGTAGATTTGGTAAATGTACAAAACGATAAAATTAAAGTAGAGGTAGATCCGGGAAGGTTCACATCGACAACTGTTAATTTCTACATCCCTAAAACCGTTCCCGGCACCTATAGTAATAACGACTATGGCCAGTTTATAGACAACTTCAGGGCTTTTGATTATGAGGGGAACCTGTTGCAATCGAACCGTATTGATAAAAATACCTGGCAAATCCCGGATGCCGCCAAACTCGACAAGGTCACCTATTGGGTAAACGATTCTTTCGATACGGAAACTCAAATGGATGAAGCCGTTTTTTCTCCCGCAGGAACCAACATAGAAGCCAATACCAACTTCTTTTTAAACCTGCACATGCTGGTTGGTTATTTTGATAACCTGGAACAACGTCCGTACCAGATTTCTTTTACGCATCCGAATGGATTCGTTGCTTCCACATCGCTACCGAAAATAGCTTCCAAAGACGAAAGAGCCAATACCGATACTTTTTACGCAACCCGTTATTTTGAAGTTACTGATAACCCGGTGATGTATTCAAAATTAGATAGCGAAACCTTCACGGTCAATAACATCGAAGTTACCTTGTCTGTCTATTCTCCTAATAATATCTACAAGGCATCAGACATAAAAGATGACATGGAGCGCATGATGAAAGCCCAAAAAACATTTTTAGGGGACATCAATGCTACTAAAAACTATCACATCCTTCTTTATCTTAGCACAGGAGAAGATGATGATGCTACGGGATTCGGAGCATTGGAACACCACACCTCAACAACAGTAGTACTACCTGAAGCCATGCCGAAAGATGCTCTTACAGAATCAATGATCGATGTGGTGTCGCATGAATTCTTCCACATCGTAACACCTTTATCGGTACACTCGGAAGAAGTTCACTATTTTAATTATAATGCTCCGGAAATGTCTGAACACCTTTGGATGTATGAAGGAGTTACTGAATATTTCGCCAACCTTTTTCAAATCCAGCAAGGACTTATTTCCAACGAGGAGTTCTATAACCGGATCAACGAAAAAGTTGAATCGGCAAAAAACTACGACGACAATATGTCCTTCACGATGATGAGTAAAAACATTTTAGAAGAACCTTACAAGAGTAACTACATTAATGTTTATCAAAAAGGAGCTCTTATAGGTATGTGTGTCGACATCATTATAAGAGAACAAAGTAATGGCGAAAAGGGTATTCTCTGGCTTATGAAACAGCTTTCTGAAAAATACGGAAAAGACCGGCCTTTTAAAGACGATGCCATCATTGACGAAATAGTTTCCCTTACCTATCCGGAAGTAGGACAGTTTTTCACTAAACACGTTATCGGAGACACCCCTATTGACTATACGGAGTTCTTAAACAAAGTGGGACTTGAATTTGCATCCAGGATGCAAGAAACCGGATATCTGATGAACGGACAAATACCATACATCGATGTAACCCCGGGCTCTAAAGAAATTTTTATCCGAAAAACAAAACTTAACTCTTTTTTAACCGACCTGGGAATACAAGGTGGCGACATCATTCAATC of the Zhouia spongiae genome contains:
- a CDS encoding DUF885 domain-containing protein; protein product: MKKSLFALCIIMLLGACKKESNKNNGLAVDLPPINDVFESYYQQSLKLNPINATFTGDNKYNDKLPNNITKDYRETALNVFQTYKDSLALYEDEFLNEEEKLSKAVLLWELNQNIENLKFKTYLMPVNQFSSMHLMIGQLGSGSSAQPFKTPADYNNWLSRLEKFSTWVDSAVVNMKQGIKEGYIIPKTLIVKTIPQFTDLTKTPIDENLFYSPVKIIPDHFSEEEKKRLTESYTHTISEKVIPSMKKMDDFLKNEYLNAGRKTSGINDIPEGKELYNALIRLYTTTNLTADEIHKLGLSEVARIRSEMEKVKKEVGYKGDLISFFDYVRNKKELMPFTEPRQVIDNFNAIHEKMKPNLEKLFDLTPKTAFEVRRTEAFREVSASAEYNQGSLDGTRPGIFYVPIPDVTTYNIYSDEDLFLHEAIPGHHYQISLQQENTKLPDFRKTLWYSAYGEGWALYTEALGKELGLYEDPYQYFGMLSAEMHRAIRLVVDTGLHAKGWTREQAIQYSLDNEAESEASITAEIERYMAIPGQALSYKIGQLKILELRAKAEKALGEQFSIKEYHNKVLESGCIPLQLLENKIDTWIASKK
- a CDS encoding MauE/DoxX family redox-associated membrane protein, whose translation is MKLFYAGIRIFVGLQLMFAGYNETFALNAFSSHFISTAEGMEISGNSIIETLLICLPFIKFGLGLFILLGFFTKQSLLAGLLLFGLFTFVMMMGGNSSEVMYGLYYLTFFTGLMMYVENNDISLDNKANLTCRRSL
- a CDS encoding S1/P1 nuclease yields the protein MKKLLLLLLLSSQICLADTALWGSTGHRVVGEVATQYLKSSTKRKLKKLLNGQSLAMVSTFGDDIKSDSRYREFNSWHYVNIPSGQLYDTHDKSEHGDIIKGINKCISVIENERASDDDKVFYLKMLVHLMGDLHQPLHVGRVEDKGGNEFQVRWFNKGTNLHKVWDSEMINHFKMSYSELAENLPRLSKKEIRAIETGTVLDWTYESQKLADKVYNSAETGEKLGYRYMYDNFQNVRLQLFKGGIRLAKVLNENL
- a CDS encoding SPFH domain-containing protein, with product MTNEKTTSGLNGYIILFAALILFFGGLYMVISQGNVIFIMAIVIALFLLPGFTLVNPNNSRVLLLFGKYAGTIKKNGFYWVNPFFTKKKISLRASNFDSERLKVNDKIGNPVMISTILVWRVTDTYKAAFDVDNYENFVRVQTDAAVRKLASMYPYDNFADEGLDEDITLRSSVNEVSEDLEKEIQERLSMAGIEVLEARIGYLAYAQEIANAMLKRQQATAIVAARHKIVEGAVSMVEMALDELSKKELVDLDEERKSAMVSNLMVVLCSDKDAAPIVNAGTLHH
- a CDS encoding DUF4177 domain-containing protein is translated as MKEYKIIKQKTNLFSNSDKSFEDALNLHARDGWRVISAVFSEKNYALKAILERDKN
- a CDS encoding alpha/beta hydrolase family protein, which encodes MKHVIFYICIFTSLLVKGQNVITEELSLSNGAISLPGTLSYPESNKKLPLVIFIHGSGNVDRNGNQKISVMETKANYIKLLSDSLNTRGIAFYRYDKRTSVPENLKLMLNDLVFDDIVDDAKIVIDHFKNDKRFSSLILIGHSQGSLTAMLAKDKAVKKYISLAGPAASIDVMLTNQMAKKSEAFGPIVQAHFKELKETDTILKVNPYLVNLFIPKTFTFINSWMRYIPTEEIKNAKASTLIIQGDADIQVTVKDAESLYKVKPDATLVIIKNMNHVLKEVHTEKENQESYYSANFALSSELVETVAEFIKQ
- a CDS encoding Arc family DNA-binding protein: MSKKKAFALRINEDMLKAIEKWAADEFRSTNGQIEWMLMQILKQENRVPKHSKDKE
- a CDS encoding HAD family hydrolase, which codes for MPHKIIFTDIDGTLLDKNRDVSELTISEINRIKDAIPIVLVSARMPKQMYYIQDKLGVKDQPLICYNGALVIAGNNIIHNLEIPNNLIEAIIHYNEAISEEKFHISLFNNNEWYVETYDYWAKREENNTRVSPDIRSNTETLNSWKTANKGAHKITCMGEARLIEEAFRYFSTEFGNHLHLYRSKDTYIEIAPKQVSKLTGIQKLLDQHFNISIEDAVAFGDNYNDTEMINAVGHGVAVANARDEVKAVANAVTLHHKEDGVAKHIAELFID
- a CDS encoding peptidase M61; amino-acid sequence: MKKVFITVLAASILYSCGPKVNDLATNLPVNANVDLVNVQNDKIKVEVDPGRFTSTTVNFYIPKTVPGTYSNNDYGQFIDNFRAFDYEGNLLQSNRIDKNTWQIPDAAKLDKVTYWVNDSFDTETQMDEAVFSPAGTNIEANTNFFLNLHMLVGYFDNLEQRPYQISFTHPNGFVASTSLPKIASKDERANTDTFYATRYFEVTDNPVMYSKLDSETFTVNNIEVTLSVYSPNNIYKASDIKDDMERMMKAQKTFLGDINATKNYHILLYLSTGEDDDATGFGALEHHTSTTVVLPEAMPKDALTESMIDVVSHEFFHIVTPLSVHSEEVHYFNYNAPEMSEHLWMYEGVTEYFANLFQIQQGLISNEEFYNRINEKVESAKNYDDNMSFTMMSKNILEEPYKSNYINVYQKGALIGMCVDIIIREQSNGEKGILWLMKQLSEKYGKDRPFKDDAIIDEIVSLTYPEVGQFFTKHVIGDTPIDYTEFLNKVGLEFASRMQETGYLMNGQIPYIDVTPGSKEIFIRKTKLNSFLTDLGIQGGDIIQSINGTAYNLDNIREMVIGSFGWQPDQDITFVVKRDGKEITLKGNTKTPMAEATSIVEDIKASEKQITLRNAWMKN